A portion of the Magnolia sinica isolate HGM2019 chromosome 17, MsV1, whole genome shotgun sequence genome contains these proteins:
- the LOC131231438 gene encoding nuclear envelope-associated protein 2-like isoform X2 gives MVAVAKAGANKDCELRKILEEVSPKNFEKINKHLSAKDEEIARLRDEIRVMSAHWKIKTKELEQQLEKHRRADQELKKRVLKLEFCLQEARSQTRKLQRMGERRDKALKELRDQLAMKQQCGGGCTNDKQNFWESSGFKIVVSMSMLVLVVFAKR, from the exons ATGGTTGCCGTTGCCAAAGCTGGAGCTAACAAGGACTGTGAACTGAGGAAGATCTTAGAGGAGGTTTCTCCCAAGAATTTTGAGAAAATCAACAAACATTTAAGTGCAAAAGATGAAGAGATAGCCAGACTGAGAGATGAGATTAGAGTTATGTCTGCACATTGGAAGATAAAAACAAAGGAATTGGAGCAACAG TTGGAGAAACACCGGAGAGCTGATCAGGAGCTGAAGAAGCGTGTATTGAAGTTGGAATTCTGTCTTCAAGAAGCTCGGTCCCAAACACGGAAGCTTCAAAGG ATGGGAGAGAGAAGGGACAAAGCTCTGAAGGAGCTGAGGGATCAGCTGGCAATGAAGCAACAGTGCGGCGGTGGATGTACCAACGACAAGCAGAACTTCTGGGAGAGCTCTGGCTTCAAGATTGTGGTTTCCATGTCTATGCTTGTCTTAGTTGTATTTGCCAAGCGATaa
- the LOC131231438 gene encoding nuclear envelope-associated protein 2-like isoform X1 yields MSELEMASSSSSAREIDPLLKDLTEKKQSFRRNVVSLAAELKDVRNRLASREESFARESVTRQAAETKAKSMEEQICRLQRNLEERSSQLQLSASSAQEYIKELDDLKSQLSVTKATADASAASAQSAQLQCVALLRELDEKNSSLKEHEDRVDRLGEQLDNLQKDLQSREASQRELKDEVLRIEKEIMVAVAKAGANKDCELRKILEEVSPKNFEKINKHLSAKDEEIARLRDEIRVMSAHWKIKTKELEQQLEKHRRADQELKKRVLKLEFCLQEARSQTRKLQRMGERRDKALKELRDQLAMKQQCGGGCTNDKQNFWESSGFKIVVSMSMLVLVVFAKR; encoded by the exons ATGTCGGAGTTGGAGATGGCCTCTTCGTCGTCGAGTGCTCGAGAGATAGATCCTCTATTGAAGGATCTGACGGAGAAGAAGCAGAGCTTCCGGCGCAACGTTGTCTCATTGGCGGCCGAGCTCAAGGATGTTCGTAACAGGCTTGCTTCGCGAGAAGAATCCTTTGCTCGAGAAAGCGTAACAAGACAG GCTGCGGAGACAAAGGCCAAGAGCATGGAGGAGCAGATTTGCAGATTGCAGAGGAACTTGGAGGAGAGGAGCAGCCAGTTGCAGTTGTCTGCGTCGAGCGCACAGGAG TACATCAAGGAGTTGGATGATCTAAAATCACAGCTTTCAGTCACTAAAGCAACTGCAGATGCTAGTGCTGCATCAGCTCAATCAGCGCAGCTTCAGTGTGTGGCCTTGTTGAGAGAGTTAGATGAGAAAAACAGTTCACTGAAGGAGCATGAAGATCGAGTCGACAGGCTAGGAGAGCAGTTGGATAATTTGCAGAAGGACCTCCAATCAAGGGAAGCATCCCAAAGGGAGCTGAAAGATGAAGTTTTGAGGATTGAAAAAGAGATTATGGTTGCCGTTGCCAAAGCTGGAGCTAACAAGGACTGTGAACTGAGGAAGATCTTAGAGGAGGTTTCTCCCAAGAATTTTGAGAAAATCAACAAACATTTAAGTGCAAAAGATGAAGAGATAGCCAGACTGAGAGATGAGATTAGAGTTATGTCTGCACATTGGAAGATAAAAACAAAGGAATTGGAGCAACAG TTGGAGAAACACCGGAGAGCTGATCAGGAGCTGAAGAAGCGTGTATTGAAGTTGGAATTCTGTCTTCAAGAAGCTCGGTCCCAAACACGGAAGCTTCAAAGG ATGGGAGAGAGAAGGGACAAAGCTCTGAAGGAGCTGAGGGATCAGCTGGCAATGAAGCAACAGTGCGGCGGTGGATGTACCAACGACAAGCAGAACTTCTGGGAGAGCTCTGGCTTCAAGATTGTGGTTTCCATGTCTATGCTTGTCTTAGTTGTATTTGCCAAGCGATaa
- the LOC131231437 gene encoding uncharacterized threonine-rich GPI-anchored glycoprotein PJ4664.02-like, translated as MAEEAPKTLFFFFLHLFAICCSGSMVGFSYDARKNYAFSSPAETLSFLMKNGVPSSQIRVFVVDHRPFDSLSNTGVSVDLCVNKTNIEILQKSKASAVSWVRTRIVTFLPHVKITSILVSSRELLVKNEIHLLPPILNLIRSALKSFDLDRQVKVSAAFPLSMIENSDKNSRKELMRVMDFVRKYQSFIVVETSINGELSLGDQFIKLTVEKAVSVALLPCTDIPMVLNVRSSAVPSAVEVSEFSVKMAKSMETHAQIINRICGLFVEITPMGESVQRELNREEEQIFPSSHRELMNGNNFNLAFKTTVHDTTFTPTTPISNPETTPVTVPSTNPTPTIVTVPSTNPITVLPTNPVSSPVSTPITVPVSTPITVPSTIPVPPPPAAPITNPVITPITVPVTPPITNPVTTYPIPPPGSTPITTPITTPPMPPATTNPPTVSGQSWCMAKTGALDSSLQAALDYACGIGGADCSAIQQTGNCYNPNTLHDHASYAFNSYYQKNPSATSCDFGGTATVVNTNPSTGSCIYPTSSSSASSSTSPTSTSTSPPSTSSSSSSSVLNTNNASSTNVFGPQPQVDPNHSAPVTANLHMMFALASLTSSFITGKLLLIHG; from the exons GATCTATGGTAGGCTTTTCATACGATGCAAGGAAAAACTATGCATTCTCATCACCTGCCGAAACTCTCTCTTTCCTGATGAAAAATGGGGTCCCAAGCTCTCAGATCAGGGTCTTTGTTGTAGACCACAGGCCATTTGATTCGCTCTCTAACACTGGTGTATCTGTTGATCTCTGTGTGAACAAAACCAACATTGAGATCCTGCAAAAATCAAAAGCTTCAGCTGTTTCATGGGTTAGAACCCGCATCGTGACCTTTCTACCACATGTAAAAATCACTAGCATTTTAGTTAGTAGTAGGGAATTGCTAGTGAAGAATGAGATTCATTTGCTCCCACCCATCTTGAATTTGATCCGTTCGGCCCTCAAAAGCTTCGACCTTGATCGCCAGGTGAAAGTCTCGGCTGCGTTCCCGCTGTCCATGATAGAGAATTCAGACAAAAATAGCAGAAAAGAGCTGATGAGGGTCATGGATTTTGTTAGGAAGTATCAATCTTTTATTGTTGTAGAGACTAGTATCAATGGAGAATTGAGCTTGGGAGATCAATTCATTAAATTGACAGTAGAAAAAGCTGTGTCTGTGGCTCTTCTTCCTTGTACAGATATTCCCATGGTTTTGAATGTTCGGAGCTCTGCAGTTCCTAGTGCAGTTGAAGTATCTGAATTCTCTGTGAAAATGGCAAAATCCATGGAAACCCATGCTCAGATAATCAATAGGATATGTGGGTTATTCGTGGAGATTACTCCAATGGGAGAATCTGTGCAGAGAGAGCTCAACAGAGAAGAAGAACAGATCTTCCCTTCTTCCCACAGAGAGCTGATGAATGGTAACAATTTCAATTTGGCATTCAAAACCACTGTCCATGATACAACATTCACACCTACAACCCCCATAAGCAATCCTGAGACGACACCTGTCACCGTCCCCTCTACGAACCCCACCCCAACGATCGTCACCGTCCCCTCCACCAATCCCATCACCGTCCTGCCGACGAACCCCGTATCTAGTCCTGTTTCAACACCGATCACGGTCCCAGTATCAACACCCATCACAGTTCCCTCCACCATTCCTGTCCCACCGCCACCAGCAGCACCAATAACCAATCCAGTCATAACACCCATCACAGTCCCCGTGACACCGCCCATAACCAATCCTGTAACAACCTATCCAATTCCTCCACCTGGCAGCACTCCCATTACCACTCCCATTACAACCCCGCCAATGCCTCCGGCGACGACAAACCCCCCCACGGTTTCAGGGCAGAGCTGGTGCATGGCGAAGACAGGCGCATTGGACAGTTCACTTCAGGCAGCACTGGATTATGCATGTGGGATCGGCGGCGCTGACTGCTCAGCAATCCAACAGACTGGGAACTGCTACAATCCAAACACCCTTCATGATCATGCTTCCTATGCGTTTAACAGCTACTACCAGAAGAATCCATCGGCGACAAGCTGCGATTTCGGAGGAACTGCTACAGTTGTCAACACTAATCCAA GTACTGGATCTTGCATCTACCCTACCTCAAG CTCTAGTGCTTCTTCATCAACATCACCCACGTCCACATCCACATCACCCCCATCCACAtcctcatcatcgtcatcatccgtACTGAACACAAACAATGCCAGCTCAACCAACGTTTTCGGGCCTCAACCTCAAGTTGATCCGAACCACTCAGCACCTGTCACCGCCAATCTCCATATGATGTTTGCCTTGGCATCACTGACGTCATCCTTCATTACAGGCAAGCTTCTCCTGATACATGGGTAA